A segment of the Amphiura filiformis unplaced genomic scaffold, Afil_fr2py scaffold_29, whole genome shotgun sequence genome:
CGATTTTTATCTGAAAAATTTGTTTTGGGAAAATACCAGCCTGAACACGTTCACAATCTAACTAAATCTATCAacaagtattttattttacaaagttataGAACTCTCTATCTCCGtttattacaaattatatagGTAGTGCTTTAAAATGATTATTTCTAggccaaatttgatacttaatAATGGCAAACACATCATATTTTAGGGCACATTTTGACTCGAGTCTTTACCCTTAAGggtccgttcacaaacactttttaaGGGAGGGGTGATGTAAaatgaaaaattcacattttttcagggccccttttgggCCTCAAattatttttcagccccccccccttgaccATGAAATATGTACGTCAACCCCATAtcaaatagtgtaaactcatgttctacgataaaaattaatgtcaatttttaaagcccccccccccttcagaggGATAAAAAAATTCAAGGCTCCTCTTTTTGCATCACCCCCacattacaagtgtttgtgaacggtccctaatattaACATGATTTATATTGATCTTATCATGAGTCAAGGAAGTCAAGGCATCTGATCgatgatgttgtgacgtcagatgtcaatcatcatcaatcagatgcctgacgaagtccgatgttttcgtgCACatcgtagcaaagtgagttgcaaattttagttccagtattagatttaatttacaaaataatgattgCATTTATACATACCGATGTCTTATAACCGATTAgttataaggattcagaaaatagttTGACCTAGgtatctaggatgtaccgtttTTGAATTATTGAGGCCTAATTGACAGCGACCTGTTTTGATGCATTACTTACTTAGCACtgacttttgacatttttggaaataactcaaaatggtacatcctagataggtcaaactctatattttcttcatatttatGATTAGATGATTTTTAACACAATTGTAGGAACTTTGAAATATGACCCTGTATAAATTTCGATGACCCTTTACCGCCACAAGCTAGTACTTGACCACCCCCTCTTCTACCACCACCCCACCCCTCGTGGTACCTCCCAACTTATGTGACTCACTCAAAATTCCATGCTCAGGCTAGACAGACTGTGTCTTTACGACCTTAACGTTCCCCTCTTGCTTCCCTAATAACAGCCATTGCGTACTGAAGTTGAGTCCATTTATGTTCATCTCCTTCCCTGTCAGGATGGTATATTAAACAGAGCTGTCTATAACGCGAGTTGATTTCACTGTTAGAAGCATTAGGGCGCAAAAATAAAACTTCCTTATATGCCTTATCCAGAGCTTCATTCTTGGGTAATCCAAATACCCGTTGGGTAAGCCTGTCGCTGAGTGATTTTCCCGCACGCGACGCGCCGATTCCCCCAACTACTGCCCCTGCAATACCACCAACTACTGTTCCTAAAGGGCCGGCTAAGCTTCCTACGGCGGCACCTATCATTTCACCTCCTACGCCACCGGCGAGTCCGGCAGCAACACCAACACCGCAATCGATTATATTCTTCAAACATCTTTTGCCCGATATCTCGCCTCTCCACCATCTTCTTATGTTTTTGATAACATCGTAAGCGAGGCAAGCGGCAACAAGACCGACTGCCACGACTTCATGAGCTACGGTTCGTAGTGCTCTGTTCGTGTACACGGCTACAGTGCCAGCGTTGCCGACAGTTCGAACTATCTGATATATTGCTATTTCCCTTGGTTGGGGTAATCGAGCTACTGCGCTGATAAAAGCATACTCCGCAGTTCCCGGAGTGCAAACTTGCAGCACCGCTAAAGACCATTCTtgcccattatcatgattatcggatTCAGATAAATCATCCTCCTCCAAAAAGTTACTCCAAACGTCATGCATAAACTCCCTGTATTCTTCATCTTCTTCCATCTTTCTGGTGTCTTCTGCCAGTCGATTCGCTACTGTTTTAAAAACAGCAGGCCTTCCTATGACACTCCGAAGTGATTTTAAGTATGGCGCTGCAACTCTTCTTTCCAGGCTTTGACTCAAGAAAAACAAGACACGCGCGTGATCATCATAATCACGACCATCTGGATCAGAAAACGCCTCTAACAGGGCTGTGCAGATATCATCTGGTAAATCTAGCGCAGACGATTCCATCTGAAAAATACAATGCAAGTATATACAGCTATAAAACattttagtgctgtattttctcATTTTCTGCAGACATAAAAAATTAATGTCAgccgccatcaataatattttaggAATTTGATAGCCTCTGAATGCACTTTTTATATAACTACTCATACAAAGATTTTTTGTCATTTgatactattgattatttttgctatttttagcgaaacaagatattcctgaaaaaaaagtggtgtcagttccaatttacaatgtaattattatttgaatgtaatgttaaagatggaattgcatgagaagttttgcactgcagcactgacaggaacacttagtggtagttcatttatcattaaataattatacacttacatacgtgttttggcgcagcgtcagccttctattctagctaaaaacgtttttaaaaataaaaaatatgcaaatgaggtagctaatttgcatattttgcgacaaaaatcacatgggatcttaagactgcacCCCCCCCTTCCCCTTACCACCATCCAaccaagttaaatctctatacgcctcaacagttccaaaaaatggcaaaaagcctttttaaataaatatgcaaatgaggtggctaatttgaatattttgcgacaaaaaatcacgtgggatcttaagactgccctttGCCACCACCCTAtcaagttacatctatataccccctaccagttccgaaaaatggcaaaaagcgtttttaaaaatagaaaaaaaaatgaggtggctgatttgcatattttgtgacaaaaatagcatctgatcttaagactgctcttaaccatcaccccaccaaattacatttctatatgcctcaccagttccgaaaaatggccaaaagcatttcgacaaataaacaaataggcaaatgtggtgactaatttgcatatcttgcatCTTGCAAAATTGCATCGGaccttacgactgccgcttatcacaacctcatcaagttacattcCTATACGCCTcatcagttcttcgaaatggcaaaaaaaaacacccaaaaacaatttttaagttaaatatgcaaattagctacttaatttgcgtcaaaaattgcatcaagtcttagggcagccacttaccaccaccctaccaagttacaccccaatacacctcaccagctccgagaaactgtcgcttaccacaacctcatcaagttacatccctatacgcctcaccagttcttcgaaatggcaaaaacaaaaacaaaaacccaaaaaaacaatttttaagttaaatatgcaaattagctacctaattggcatattttgcgccaaaaattgcatcaagtcttagggcagccacttaccaccaccctactaagttacaccccaatacacctcaccagctccgagaaactaacctggaagccaaagacatttaaaaacaaagttcacactcACAacacaaatgtataagaccccattatagcataaggcaatttataagtcattttaaatgattttaaatgtgacgtatcaAATTTGTCTaaaacacagggagatataaaatgtagagattttgggtactttttgttcaattttcacagaaattgaaggattttcacctatgtttttgtttctctgtttaccccagggtcgctgaaacaaagaattatattaattaaattacctaatttataattaataaaggacaaagaaagataaaagcaaaagtatgctttaTTTAGttaatagtaacatccctgttgtgtacaaaaataactctatacgacaatgcaaaatcaggatcaattcatggactattaaagtgcacagggaaatgttgagtatgtaaattaaatggaacagccaaaatgccaatgggtatgtaatttaactagaacagccttaaattgatatcgatattaatattgacgtcacagattcgatttgtcacgtgatcgtcaaacctgtaggagAAGGTGTCAGGATAAttctgaaattgaacatttagctACAGTAATCGACAATTTTGATTGTGATAGAGCTAGCCAAGTTGACGTGGATAATTTGACTAACGCAATTTGTCAAACGTATATCAAACCTGCCATTGATGCGGGGCTTGCTACAAATCTGAAGAGGACTAAAAGTCACATTGGACATGAGGGATCCAAACGAAAAAGCTTACAAAACAATGTCATGGATTAAGAAGTGACTATTTTAAAACCAAAAGAAAATTCAAGAAACTTAAAGGTCAGAAGGCCCTTAAGGAAGAACTTAGTGAAAAGAGCTTAGTTTATAAAAGATGTATCAGGAAAGCAAAACAAAAGTATGTAAATGAATTTCAggaaaatctgcgtaatctgaAAACCTCCAGTCCAAGAGAATACTGGAAACTCCTTGATAACGCAGCAAAGAAAGATGTTAAGACAGGGAACATTGGAATATCGGAGTTTTTCAGCCATTTCAGTAAACTTAACGACGACTCAAAGGAAGGTTGCCACTCTGATAAGAATTTCGACCCGCGCTCAATAGACCATGGTATTAATGATGAAATTAACAGGCCCGTTGAAGAGGTTGAAATTCGtgatcaaatcaagaaattgaaaaacaacaaatCCGCTGGAATTGATTTTCTCACTAATGAACTTCTGAAAAACAGCCCGGATGATTTGATCACTATCATTTGCCAATATTTCAACTTGATTCTTAACACTGGTAATAGTTCCAAGTGATTGGACAAAGGGCATTATCAAGCCTATCTTTAAAAACAAAGGCTCTTTAGATGATCCAGATAACTACAGAGGTATAACTGTGCTGAGCTGCCTGGGAAAACTTTTTACTTCCGTTATTAATAGTAGACTATCCAATTATATCGAAGCTGATGGGATTCTTGGTGAGGaacaggcaggatttcgtgaaggataTGCAACTACAGATCATGTCTTCACTTTATACTCTATTATAGATCTGTATCTTCATAAGAGAAAACGGGTAtactgtgctttcattgattacaaAAAGGCGTTTGACCTTATTGACAGAACGTCTCTCTGGTTGAAACTTATTTCAAACGGTATCAATGGAAAGATCATTACGGTTATTTACAACATGTATAGTAATGCTAAATCGTGTATTATGAATGGCAATGAAAAGTCTGATTATTTCAATTGTAATATGGGCGTAAGACAGGGTGAAAACTTATCTCCACTTTTATTTGCAATGTATTTAAATGATTTTGAACTTTTCATAAGCAAATATTTTAAGGGACTTACAGATATTGAGAAGGATATAAGAACCCATCTTAGTGATGATGATGTAgaagtatttttgaagttattagTTTAATTTCAAAAGCTAACAAACTCGACCTTCCTATTGATATCCAACTTGAGCTGTTTGATCAAATTGTCCAACCTATTCTTCTCTATGGTTGTGAGATTTGGGCGGTTGGTGACATTtctgaaattgaacaactttatttgaagttttgtaaacaaattttAAGACTCAAACGCAATACTACAAATTGCATGGTATATGGTGAATTGGGAAGGTATGGAATGAGTACTGTTATCGACAAAAGAATGGTCATGTTCTGGTATAAACTAGCCAATAGTAAACACAGCAAGCTTTCAAGCATGGTGTACAGGCTGACACGAGCTTTATATGACAAGGGAATTTATCAATCAGCGTGGCTGACAAAACTTAAGTCTGTTCTTGACAACACTGGTCTCTCATATTTATGGAACATGGATTTAGAAATGGTTAATCAATCTTGGCTTAAGAATACTATTGGTCAAAGGCTTGTCGATATCTCTAGGCAACAATGGAATGCTGAAGTAAATGCCAAAACTTCTTGTACTAATTACAGAATTTTTAAGACAGAACTTCAGTTTGAAGAATATCTCACCATCCTCAACCAACGCGACCGTATCAGACTCTGTACTTTTAGATGTAATAACAGTAAAATACCGATCGTTACAGGGCGTTACCAGGGCATTGAACGGCAAAATAGAATATGCCCTTTGTGTACAAATGCTCAACTTGGGGACGAGTTCCACTATCTTTTCCAATGTCCGTCTCTGGCTTAAGAGAGGATGCTGTTCCTAGAACAATCTTACATCTCCAGACCAAACACTCTCAAAATGAACACTCTTTTTAACAGCCAGAGAGGTAATGAGTTATCAAAACTTGTAAAGTTTTGTCATTGTattatgaaaaagtttaattGAATCATATTCTGATATAGATGTCATTGCAATAGGTCTAGGCCTATAatgtttgggttttggtttttttggacACTAATAATATTGTATGATATTGTAGGTTATGATAATTATGTCTTATTGTAACTCTCTTATACCAAATGTTTTGGTGGCATAGAGACAAATAAAACTTGTAAACTTGTAAActtgcaggaactgacacaaaaaactTGCAATTTTCCATCGCACTAGCGCAACTACCATAATCCTGGCATGCGTGTACATGTAGTGATCGCGGTGACCATTTCGACTCATCAATTATATTTGTTggtgtcgcttctaaaataaCTATAATTTATGTTctgttttttaattaattttctttTCCCGGTGATTTCTAAattaaatggaagaaaaggaaaatgtGTATGAATTTGGTAGGTTTCGTGTGAGTTACTATGGGGACggatgcatgtgaaatggatttgGTTGCAATTGTTGTTCGGTTATTTCATAGTTTCaccaatagacgaatccaatttcacgcattcctacacctcaatggcagccatagctgggtccatCTCACCTagaatgtgaaatgatgcggcattggagggtattttaaactgtattctatcTCCCGTGTTACACCTAGTCAAAAGAacgatgacagtttacaacacaaaaaaatcTAACATCCATTTTCAGTGGCTTTAATCGgcccaattgggcagttacaacaccaggttggtgctgttgggacccagtaatggc
Coding sequences within it:
- the LOC140143845 gene encoding uncharacterized protein, yielding MESSALDLPDDICTALLEAFSDPDGRDYDDHARVLFFLSQSLERRVAAPYLKSLRSVIGRPAVFKTVANRLAEDTRKMEEDEEYREFMHDVWSNFLEEDDLSESDNHDNGQEWSLAVLQVCTPGTAEYAFISAVARLPQPREIAIYQIVRTVGNAGTVAVYTNRALRTVAHEVVAVGLVAACLAYDVIKNIRRWWRGEISGKRCLKNIIDCGVGVAAGLAGGVGGEMIGAAVGSLAGPLGTVVGGIAGAVVGGIGASRAGKSLSDRLTQRVFGLPKNEALDKAYKEVLFLRPNASNSEINSRYRQLCLIYHPDREGDEHKWTQLQYAMAVIREARGER